A genome region from Triticum aestivum cultivar Chinese Spring chromosome 2B, IWGSC CS RefSeq v2.1, whole genome shotgun sequence includes the following:
- the LOC123047050 gene encoding uncharacterized protein, giving the protein MCLSKDPSLSRHRLPYKDATPWVSIGATTAAASPPADALDPTVVDSLYIISRRRGVRRLPPPVAALEGLRRLLQPDPARPSCGGPRASGRTQRLCLPCPMSSSTTPSHCASALTEENLMFLEAWRAVDHTYYDKSSNGWSWFSFGSGLTSSQERT; this is encoded by the exons ATGTGCCTCTCTAAAGACCCCTCTCTCTCGCGACACCGCCTCCCTTACAAGGACGCCACGCCATGGGTCTCCATCGGTGCCACGACTGCCGCGGCCTCCCCACCTGCCGACGCTCTAGATCCGACCGTAGTTGATTCCCTGTACATCATCTCAAGGAGGAGGGGCGTGAGGCGGTTGCCGCCGCCGGTGGCTGCACTTGAAGGTCTCCGCCGCTTGCTCCAACCAGATCCAGCCAGACCGTCCTGTGGTGGTCCACGTGCATCTGGACGGACGCAACGGCTTTGCCTCCCCTGTCCCATGTCTTCGTCCACCACACCATCCCATTGCG CGTCGGCGCTCACGGAGGAGAACCTGATGTTCCTAGAGGCCTGGCGCGCGGTCGATCACACTTACTACGACAAGTCCTCCAACGGGTGGAGCTGGTTCAG CTTTGGATCAGGACTAACCTCTAGCCAGGAAAGAACCTGA